From a single Drosophila sulfurigaster albostrigata strain 15112-1811.04 chromosome 3, ASM2355843v2, whole genome shotgun sequence genomic region:
- the LOC133840912 gene encoding DNA replication complex GINS protein PSF1-like, which translates to MSRSNKMFGDKAFDLLKDLKRSAQTIPAFDDDGVRQVLEEIKAIFEENVAQASSYNSSGDRSLWPLLNYRHAALQRNKRCLLAYLYERMQRIKALRWEFGPIIPGDIKQALCEPEVQFFNNYSKSLAAYMRSVGDGQGIDLTGNLRPPKSLYIEVRCVEDYGKFELDDGEVVHLKKNSQHYLPRAQVETLVRQGILQHIA; encoded by the coding sequence ATGAGCCGttcaaacaaaatgtttggcGATAAAGCCTTCGATTTACTCAAAGATCTCAAGCGTTCGGCTCAAACAATTCCTGCCTTCGATGATGACGGTGTTCGTCAGGTGCTGGAGGAGATAAAAGCTATTTTCGAGGAAAATGTGGCACAGGCATCAAGCTACAACAGCTCTGGTGATCGCAGCTTGTGGCCATTATTGAACTACAGGCATGCAGCTCTGCAACGAAACAAAAGATGTCTCCTCGCGTACCTCTACGAGCGCATGCAACGCATCAAAGCTCTGCGTTGGGAATTCGGACCCATTATACCAGGGGACATCAAGCAGGCGTTGTGTGAACCAGAAGTGCAATTCTTCAACAATTACTCCAAGTCATTAGCAGCATATATGCGTTCCGTGGGCGATGGTCAAGGCATTGATCTGACCGGGAACTTACGACCTCCGAAATCGCTCTACATCGAGGTACGTTGCGTTGAGGACTACGGAAAGTTTGAACTGGATGATGGCGAAGTGGTGCATTTAAAGAAGAATAGTCAACATTACTTGCCGCGAGCTCAGGTGGAAACTCTTGTTCGCCAAGGCATTTTGCAGCACATTGCTTAA
- the LOC133840913 gene encoding large ribosomal subunit protein bL17m, with amino-acid sequence MNQADVSKLMSQLRIAVRPNKRNLKNPDGPEGRLLKLRKTVTALVKHERIELFYNRADEARGYAELLISNAIRHGDRHKATMELADYWLLEKQLVHKLFKVLVPRYENYNVSYTRMFKAPRDYPGIYYRKSVLELRGNPYPVLTQDNSQNRNLLHNVLLDEARKEFRREKLASLANKLAAETEEKPQPTVEKATEV; translated from the exons ATGAATCAAGCTGATGTCAGCAAGTTAATGTCACAACTGCGTATCGCAGTGAGACCCAATAAacgtaatttaaaaaatccaGATGGACCCGAAGGTCGTCTACTCAAGCTGCGCAAAACGGTCACAGCGCTGGTGAAGCACGAGCGCATTGAGCTGTTCTACAATCGAGCGGACGAGGCGCGTGGTTATGCGGAGCTG CTTATTTCAAATGCCATACGTCATGGCGACAGGCATAAAGCTACAATGGAGTTGGCGGACTATTGGTTACTAGAAAAGCAGCTCGTTCACAAACTCTTCAAGGTGTTGGTGCCGCGATATGAGAATTATAATGTCTCCTACACACGCATGTTCAAAGCGCCACGCGACTATCCCGGCATTTACTACAGGAAATCGGTGTTGGAGTTACGCGGTAATCCGTATCCTGTGCTGACGCAGGATAACAGCCAGAATCGCAATCTGTTGCACAATGTGCTGCTCGACGAGGCACGTAAGGAATTCCGTCGGGAGAAGCTTGCGAGTTTGGCCAATAAACTTGCAGCAGAGACTGAGGAGAAGCCACAACCGACTGTTGAGAAGGCGACGGAAGtgtaa
- the LOC133840911 gene encoding augmin complex subunit wac isoform X1 → MLLLLRDLDNVKLQEEVNALKNLGEHLESQLKMIGFELCDLPDDVSILLDNCVDIQMETNLHELNINYLREYYYTKKRETIENKQITAQQTAELKKLKDSIEETDKDIKVLEKFKDKLGNRLMTEPSLQRNLITIEGKAKSLRDRQKNFVIQEDFNIDALIDKVGLLESRRKKADTK, encoded by the exons atgctgctgctgctacgtGATTTAg ACAACGTGAAGCTGCAAGAAGAGGTGAATGCACTGAAGAATCTTG GCGAGCACTTGGAAAGTCAGCTAAAAATGATTGGATTTGAACTCTGCGATCTGCCCGATGATGTTTCGATATTATTGGACAATTGTGTGGATATCCAGATGGAGACAAATCTGCACGAGTTGAACATTAACTATTTACGCGAATATTACTATACAAAAAAGCGTGAGACCATTGAGAACAAACAGATCACAGCACAACAGACGGCAGAGTTAAAGAAACTAAAGGATTCCATTGAAGAAACCGACAAGGACATCAAAGTATTGGAGAA ATTCAAGGATAAATTGGGCAATCGCCTGATGACGGAACCATCATTGCAGCGTAATCTTATCACGATTGAGGGCAAAGCGAAATCTCTGCGGGACAGGCAAAAGAATTTTGTGATTCAGGAGGACTTCAATATCGATGCCTTGATTGACAAGGTGGGGCTGTTGGAGTCGCGGCGCAAGAAAGCCGACACAAAATAA
- the LOC133840911 gene encoding augmin complex subunit wac isoform X2: MDNVKLQEEVNALKNLGEHLESQLKMIGFELCDLPDDVSILLDNCVDIQMETNLHELNINYLREYYYTKKRETIENKQITAQQTAELKKLKDSIEETDKDIKVLEKFKDKLGNRLMTEPSLQRNLITIEGKAKSLRDRQKNFVIQEDFNIDALIDKVGLLESRRKKADTK, translated from the exons ATGG ACAACGTGAAGCTGCAAGAAGAGGTGAATGCACTGAAGAATCTTG GCGAGCACTTGGAAAGTCAGCTAAAAATGATTGGATTTGAACTCTGCGATCTGCCCGATGATGTTTCGATATTATTGGACAATTGTGTGGATATCCAGATGGAGACAAATCTGCACGAGTTGAACATTAACTATTTACGCGAATATTACTATACAAAAAAGCGTGAGACCATTGAGAACAAACAGATCACAGCACAACAGACGGCAGAGTTAAAGAAACTAAAGGATTCCATTGAAGAAACCGACAAGGACATCAAAGTATTGGAGAA ATTCAAGGATAAATTGGGCAATCGCCTGATGACGGAACCATCATTGCAGCGTAATCTTATCACGATTGAGGGCAAAGCGAAATCTCTGCGGGACAGGCAAAAGAATTTTGTGATTCAGGAGGACTTCAATATCGATGCCTTGATTGACAAGGTGGGGCTGTTGGAGTCGCGGCGCAAGAAAGCCGACACAAAATAA
- the LOC133842430 gene encoding uncharacterized protein LOC133842430 — MPSLGIATKISILLLLICLASVLCVFALPIFEPISDACKAIDDCDPFLPVCAAHFNEHQFFYSHCDMLREICITGKDWKPDYLSHCNVSKL, encoded by the exons atgccTTCGCTGGGGATCGCAACAAAGATTTCAATACTATTGCTGCTGATCTGTTTGGCATCCGTGCTCTGTGTATTCGCTTTGCCCATCTTTGAGCCCATCTCCGATGCCTGCAAGGCCATCGATGATTGTGATCCCTTTCTGCCCGTCTGTGCAGCGCACTTCAACGAACATCAGTTCTTCTACAGTCACTGCGATATGCTGCGAGAGATATGTATAACGGGAAAAG ATTGGAAACCAGACTATCTAAGCCATTGCAATGTGAGCAAACTCTGA
- the LOC133840907 gene encoding staphylococcal nuclease domain-containing protein 1 — protein MATAANTTAGAAKDGNAPAAAAPAPAKTLSGIVKQVLSGDTVVIRATKGAPPPEKQITFSHVLAPKLARRPGAGGDETKDEPWAWESREFLRKKLIGAEVTFTFDKPANSNREYGFVWLGKDKESGENVVESIVREGLVTVRREGRPTPEQQTLIELEDQARAAGRGKWAHNANAADKVRNIKWSHENPAHIVDVYGGKPVKAIIEHVRDGSTVRAFLLPDFHYVTLMISGIRCPGVKLDADGKPDLTVKVPFADEARYYVETRLLQRDVEIRLESVNNSNFIGTILYPKGNIAESLLREGLAKCVDWSMAVMKTGADKLRAAERIAKEKRLRQWQDYQVKTPAFNSKEKDFAGTVVEVFNGDAINVRLANGQVKKVFFSSIRPPRDQRVGTEGEEIVKAPPRGKNYRPLYEIPHMFDAREFLRKKLINKKVQCNLDYISPLRDNFPEKHCYTVLIGGQNVAEAMVAKGLATCVRYRQDDDQRSSAYDQLIAAEQQAIKGLKGMHAKKDNVTLRVNDLTVDHSRIKVQYLPSWQRALRTEAIVEFVASGSRLRLYVPKDSCLVTFLLAGISCPRSSRPALNGVPAQEGEPFGDEALTFTRERVLQRDVSVHIDTTDKAGSSIIGWLWTDQNVNLSVALVEEGLAEVHFSAEKSEYYRQLKSAEDRAKAAKKNIWANYVEQVPEEKVVIEEEKDEKVPAERKVNYENVIVTEITETLTFFAQSVDNGPKLDTLMSKLHADFQANPPIAGSYTPKRGDLVAAQFTADNQWYRAKVERVQGQNASVLYIDYGNKETLPVSRLAALPPAFSSEKPHATEYALALIVLPADNEDKEEALRAFSDDVLNHKVQLNVELKVASGPNLATLHDPTSKTDFGKQLVADGLVIVEKRRERRLKELVEQYRAAQEAALAAHLAIWKYGDITQDDAPEFR, from the exons atggcaacagcagctaacACGACAGCTGGAGCAGCGAAAGACGGCAATGCGCCCGCAGCTGCGGCACCAGCGCCAGCTAAGACTTTATCCGGCATCGTTAAACAA GTTCTCTCCGGCGATACGGTTGTTATACGCGCCACGAAAGGTGCGCCGCCACCGGAGAAACAAATCACCTTCTCGCATGTCCTGGCACCTAAACTCGCCCGCCGTCCTGGCGCCGGCGGTGATGAGACGAAGGATGAACCTTGGGCATGGGAATCGCGTGAATTTCTGCGTAAGAAGTTGATTGGCGCTGAGGTGACATTCACCTTTGACAAACCTGCCAACTCCAATCGTGAATACGGTTTCGTTTGGCTGGGCAAGGACAAGGAATCCGGTGAGAACGTGGTCGAGTCCATTGTACGTGAGGGTCTGGTGACTGTGCGCAGGGAAGGACGCCCAACACCCGAGCAGCAAACGCTCATCGAGCTGGAGGATCAGGCACGTGCTGCTGGTCGTGGCAAGTGGGCGCACAACGCTAATGCTGCCGATAAGGTGCGCAACATTAAATGGTCGCATGAGAATCCCGCCCATATTGTGGATGTCTATGGTGGCAAACCCGTCAAGGCTATTATCGAGCATGTGCGCGATGGCTCCACTGTGCGTGCCTTCCTGCTACCCGACTTCCATTATGTTACGCTGATGATTTCGGGCATTCGCTGTCCCGGCGTCAAGCTCGATGCTGATGGCAAACCCGATCTGACCGTGAAGGTTCCATTTGCTGATGAGGCACGTTACTATGTGGAAACCCGTCTGCTGCAGCGCGATGTTGAGATTCGCTTGGAGTCTGTGAACAATTCCAACTTCATTGGCACCATCCTGTATCCCAAGGGCAACATTGCCGAGTCTCTGCTGCGCGAAGGTTTGGCCAAGTGCGTTGACTGGTCCATGGCGGTCATGAAGACAG GCGCTGATAAGCTGCGTGCAGCTGAACGCATTGCCAAGGAGAAACGTCTGCGCCAATGGCAGGATTACCAGGTGAAGACACCCGCCTTTAACTCCAAGGAGAAGGACTTCGCCGGCACCGTTGTTGAGGTCTTCAACGGCGATGCCATCAACGTGCGTCTGGCCAACGGTCAGGTGAAGAAGGTCTTCTTCTCCTCGATTCGTCCACCACGCGATCAACGCGTTGGCACCGAGGGTGAGGAGATTGTCAAGGCGCCGCCACGTGGCAAGAACTACCGTCCTCTCTATGAGATTCCCCATATGTTTGATGCCCGCGAATTTCTGCGCAAGAAACTGATCAACAAGAAGGTTCAGTGCAACCTCGACTACATCTCGCCCCTGCGTGACAATTTCCCCGAGAAGCACTGCTACACAGTGCTCATCGGTGGCCAGAATGTGGCCGAAGCCATGGTTGCCAAGGGTCTGGCGACATGTGTGCGTTATCGTCAGGATGATGATCAGCGTTCGTCGGCCTACGATCAACTGATTGCCGCCGAGCAGCAGGCGATCAAGGGACTGAAGGGCATGCACGCCAAGAAGGACAATGTGACGTTGCGTGTCAACGATCTCACCGTCGATCATTCCCGCATCAAGGTGCAGTATCTGCCATCGTGGCAACGTGCTCTCCGCACCGAGGCCATCGTTGAGTTCGTTGCCAGCGGCTCTCGTCTGCGTCTGTATGTGCCCAAGGACAGCTGTCTGGTCACCTTCCTGTTGGCCGGCATCTCGTGTCCACGCTCCTCTCGTCCTGCCCTGAACGGTGTGCCCGCCCAGGAGGGTGAACCCTTCGGTGATGAGGCGCTGACATTCACCCGCGAGCGTGTGCTGCAGCGTGATGTGTCCGTGCACATCGATACCACCGATAAGGCTGGCTCCTCTATCATTGGTTGGCTGTGGACCGATCAGAATGTCAATCTGTCTGTCGCCCTTGTCGAGGAGGGTCTCGCTGAAGTGCATTTCAGTGCCGAGAAGTCCGAGTACTATCGCCAGCTGAAGAGCGCCGAGGATCGTGCCAAGGCGGCCAAGAAGAACATCTGGGCCAACTATGTGGAACAAGTGCCTGAGGAGAAGGTCGTCATCGAAGAGGAGAAGGACGAGAAGGTGCCCGCGGAGCGCAAGGTCAACTATGAGAATGTCATTGTGACCGAGATCACCGAAACGCTGACCTTCTTTGCCCAATCCGTTGACAACGGTCCCAAGCTGGACACTTTGATGAGCAAACTGCACGCTGACTTCCAGGCCAATCCTCCAATCGCTGGCTCTTACACGCCCAAGCGTGGTGACTTGGTTGCTGCTCAGTTCACTGCTGACAATCAATGGTATCGCGCCAAGGTGGAGCGTGTCCAGGGTCAGAATGCCAGCGTGCTCTACATTGATTACGGCAACAAGGAG ACTCTGCCCGTCAGCCGTTTGGCCGCTTTGCCACCTGCATTCAGCAGCGAGAAGCCGCATGCCACCGAGTATGCACTTGCCTTAATCGTGCTGCCCGCTGACAATGAGGACAAGGAGGAGGCACTGCGTGCATTCTCCGACGATGTGCTCAACCATAAGGTGCAGCTCAATGTGGAACTGAAGGTTGCCAGCGGTCCAAATTTGGCCACCCTCCACGATCCCACATCGAAGACGGACTTTGGCAAGCAATTGGTTGCCGATGGTCTCGTCATTGTGGAGAAGAGACGCGAGCGTCGCCTCAAGGAGCTGGTGGAGCAGTATAGGGCTGCACAGGAGGCTGCATTGGCGGCGCATTTGGCCATCTGGAAGTACGGTGACATTACGCAGGACGATGCGCCCGAATTCCGCTAG